A single genomic interval of Scatophagus argus isolate fScaArg1 chromosome 22, fScaArg1.pri, whole genome shotgun sequence harbors:
- the ppp1r3aa gene encoding uncharacterized protein ppp1r3aa isoform X3 — translation MTGLLWSSYMCPINRSGSDSQCSAVTELHLSSHVLSLLSLLQYHCSQARGTLVCATLQARQTTGQADSCFSDLSYIMEALYIQPWEEDGVMVKEDERGKSREQEEGGMEASTPASSTTDEETDEDSDQEPPPVIRRKVSFADAFGLNLVSVKEFDNAEVTESEVSLPPERETTCPSEEFYMSCLFTVPLSLEELDQRVQAQMVELESIKLLPGTTTIRGIIRVVNLCYSKSVYVRMSLDRWKSYFELLAEYVPGSSDRKTDRFTFKYTLVPPFEREGTRVEICLRYESSVGTFWANNKEMNYVLFCHQKGHVNEPGPQVQEESASQRSKRSCLRASRRGSAEEKIREISNTSTAVTDATDKADEADRNDVRAEIQSLLHRKERKSLVDRAKSRQRATCLARVQDYLFQRKQHVPQTHSHVSVNDQEHSLPLPTPWSDSASCLQQRQKKQSKENPQVLTYHEIPLLTLDWTLSKASVDKMQNTSSVNDMWDTILNGEDDPTDKEMSVCDVWQAFLNGPSHTDDSGVPESEWLQTATSVSPSNDKDPKPQNVASSQKHEFQVGKDTPTIFYAHTSASCQPLSDTCKTLLANAPSNAAEHQPAEACVSSPGDDNIVTQDSSRRSETNSVMDTPQEFCLKRAAPVSEGSVDSSAECHKHATWEQEREGIIEEAEGIGGDGPLSFVTSSGESETTDMTAMPASQNASVADRISQGARLDEGLSSSREGQVTGTRNNAKDDMLAFRATIRQGTKDEKRFVFSTPGQGVEEGIVNNCMENQASTGEEIFRPQKTEECEISQRYAEEKQCEEFRLNQNSENPLQENESDESETRPAQSHADKFNPNQACEDNYKQSQILGRKFELLESDSKDAASISKDLEVFKKTELEPPCCTTSKETKRPTGAEAGIIQVLNDEAWQDNDNASQLNSSWQRENILIFPEVHKKQSRPIQAMEEQHIQKWEEEDPKLTQIHQNDGLKSGTGEHVLASNQTEEGKRLSRDGIFEEQKEISPSTHTRLTVESRELKKVFHSDQDAFRPLPTDKCNSIPLTVVEMSWAPSQDIMKGQREGVGHEISPEKVTAKEYAAKKDTSTALQRQPETLERTEEDMSHRDKDEGVSTGELKIEALGELMGNVGIPQGERKNAPAQLKEQELSAEVESSPCVEYQKLKEGTKDPITAENTVALEEIESGLEGVFIERFGEDLVRRIWEEVFSLKVQASNTDLTIVDGVVGKLTDIPDITHDCHLVFGKDFDDAFDSGVFSLTELPSDSNSSQGLEQTLETETNECSPKESSQSSITTEQTLLVSQTDLNSSAHNSQDLTPILAIQSRQSWKESSQSLLNDQENYSQIKERSVTHQEADRQTEECVVAHKESFNRSDHPSHKHPSPSSEKLKESNSLVWWSMLYILSHITRLLICALLLAGCFFIVFLSDFPAFFVLYMFSLCWWFYKWKRHRARTNKGMVG, via the exons ATGACTGGCCTGCTCTGGTCCAGTTATATGTGTCCTATTAATAGGTCTGGCTCAGACTCACAATGTTCAGCTGTAACCGAACTCCATCTGTCAAGTCACgtcctctccctgctctccctTCTACAGTATCACTGCAGCCAGGCTAGGGGCACTCTGGTGTGTGCCACCCTTCAAGCCAGACAGACGacaggacaggcagacagctgCTTCTCAGACTTATCTTACATCATGGAGGCTCTGTACATTCAACCATGGGAAGAGGATGGAGTGATGGTAAAAGAGGATGAACGGGGGAAAAGTAGGGagcaggaagagggaggaaTGGAGGCCTCAACTCCCGCGAGTTCCACCACAGATGAGGAAACAGATGAGGACTCAGACCAGGAGCCTCCTCCAGTCATTCGGAGGAAGGTGTCATTCGCCGATGCATTTGGCCTCAACCTGGTGTCGGTTAAGGAGTTTGACAATGCTGAAGTAACAGAGTCAGAAGTCAGCCTGCCCCCTGAGAGGGAGACAACCTGTCCCTCGGAGGAATTCTACATGTCCTGTCTGTTCACAGTCCCCTTGTCCCTAGAGGAATTGGACCAGAGGGTACAGGCACAGATGGTTGAGCTGGAAAGCATCAAGCTCCTCCCAGGAACCACCACAATCCGTGGCATCATCAGGGTGGTCAACCTCTGCTACAGTAAGTCTGTTTATGTCCGGATGAGCTTGGATCGCTGGAAAAGCTACTTTGAACTGTTGGCGGAGTATGTGCCTGGATCCAGTGATAGGAAAACAGACAGGTTTACTTTTAAGTACACCCTGGTTCCTCCCTTTGAGAGAGAGGGGACCAGAGTGGAGATCTGTCTGCGCTATGAAAGTTCAGTGGGCACTTTTTGGGCTAATAACAAGGAAATGAACTATGTGCTGTTCTGCCACCAGAAAGGACATGTAAATGAGCCTGGGCCTCAAGTGCAAGAGGAGAGTGCCAGCcagaggagcaagaggagcTGCCTCAGAGCTAGCAG gAGAGGGAGTGCGGAGGAAAAGATCAGGGAGATCAGTAACACCTCAACAGCTGTTACAG ATGCCACAGATAAAGCAGACGAGGCTGACAGAAACGATGTTAGAGCAGAAATACAATCATTATTACACCGCAAAGAGCGCAAATCTTTG GTGGATAGAgcaaaaagcagacagagagcaacATGTTTGGCACGTGTGCAGGACTACCTCTTCCAAAGGAAGCAGCATGTACCACAGACTCATTCACATGTCTCAGTCAACGACCAGGAACATTCTCTGCCTTTACCAACTCCATGGAGCGACTCTGCCAGTTGTCTCCAGCAACGCCAAAAGAAACAGTCCAAAGAGAATCCACAAGTGCTCACCTACCATGAGATTCCTCTGCTTACACTGGACTGGACCTTGTCAAAAGCATCAgtggacaaaatgcaaaacacatcTTCTGTTAATGATATGTGGGATACGATTCTGAATGGTGAAGATGATCCCACTGACAAGGAAATGTCTGTGTGCGATGTATGGCAGGCATTTCTTAATGGGCCGAGCCATACCGATGATTCTGGTGTTCCAGAATCAGAATGGCTGCAGACAGCCACATCAGTGTCTCCCTCAAATGATAAAGACCCCAAACCCCAAAATGTGGCAAGCAGTCAGAAGCATGAATTTCAGGTGGGCAAGGATACACCCACCATCTTTTATGCACACACTTCAGCTTCATGTCAGCCGCTGTCAGACACTTGCAAAACTTTGTTGGCTAATGCTCCCTCGAATGCTGCAGAGCACCAGCCAGCAGAAGCATGTGTCAGCAGCCCAGGAGATGACAACATAGTGACACAAGATTCTTCCAGAAGGTCAGAGACTAACTCCGTAATGGACACTCCACAGGAATTTTGCCTCAAGCGAGCAGCGCCTGTGTCCGAGGGCTCTGTCGACAGTTCAGCTGAGTGTCACAAGCACGCGACGTGGgagcaagaaagagagggaaTAATAGAAGAAGCAGAAGGAATAGGAGGAGATGGGCCCCTCAGCTTTGTAACAAGCTCAGGGGAATCAGAGACAACAGATATGACAGCAATGCCAGCTTCTCAGAATGCCAGCGTCGCTGATAGGATCTCACAGGGAGCAAGGCTGGATGAGGGTCTTTCTTCCAGCAGGGAAGGGCAGGTTACAGGCACCCGGAACAATGCAAAGGATGACATGCTGGCATTTAGGGCAACAATCAGACAGGGGACAAAGGATGAGAAGAGGTTTGTCTTCTCCACACCTGGACAAGGAGTGGAGGAAGGGATTGTGAATAACTGTATGGAAAATCAAGCATCCACAGGAGAGGAGATATTTAggccacagaaaacagaagagtgCGAAATCTCCCAGAGGTATGCAGAAGAAAAGCAATGTGAGGAATTCAGGCTgaatcaaaacagtgaaaatccATTACAGGAGAATGAGAGCGATGAAAGTGAAACAAGACCTGCACAGTCACATGCAGACAAATTCAATCCAAACCAAGCTTGTGAGGACAATTACAAGCAGAGCCAAATACTGGGAAGAAAATTTGAATTGCTGGAATCAGACAGTAAAGATGCTGCTTCCATTAGCAAAGACTTGGAAGTATTCAAAAAGACAGAGCTGGAACCTCCCTGTTGCAcaacaagcaaagaaacaaagagaccAACTGGTGCAGAAGCAGGAATTATCCAGGTGTTAAATGATGAAGCATGGCAAGATAATGACAATGCGTCACAGCTGAATTCATCATGGCAAAGGGAGAACATATTAATATTTCCAGAAGTACATAAAAAACAGTCAAGGCCAATCCAGGCAATGGAAGAGCAACACATTCAgaagtgggaggaggaggacccaaaactgacacaaattcaTCAGAATGATGGGCTAAAATCTGGAACAGGTGAACATGTATTAGCCTCAAAtcagacagaggaaggaaaaagatTGAGCCGTGATGGAATATTTGAGGAGCAAAAAGAAATAAGCCCATCTACGCACACAAGACTCACAGTGGAATCAAGAGAATTGAAAAAGGTCTTCCACAGTGACCAAGATGCATTCAGACCACTTCCAACCGATAAATGCAACTCAATCCCTCTGACGGTTGTGGAAATGAGTTGGGCTCCTTCACAGGACATTATGAAGGGTCAGAGAGAGGGTGTAGGCCATGAAATAAGCCCAGAAAAAGTTACAGCAAAGGAATACGCTGCTAAGAAAGACACTTCAACAGCACTTCAACGCCAACCTGAGACATTAGAAAGAACAGAGGAAGATATGAgtcacagagacaaagatgaGGGGGTGAGTACTGGAGAGCTGAAAATAGAAGCACTGGGGGAGTTGATGGGTAATGTGGGGATCCCTcagggggagaggaagaatgCTCCAGCTCAATTGAAAGAACAAGAGTTGTCAGCAGAAGTTGAGAGCTCTCCATGTGTTGAATATCAAAAATTGAAAGAGGGAACAAAAGACCCCATTACAGCTGAAAATACTGTAGCACTTGAAGAGATAGAGTCGGGGTTGGAGGGGGTGTTCATAGAGAGATTTGGAGAAGATTTGGTCAGGAGGATTTGGGAAGAGGTGTTCAGTCTGAAAGTACAGGCCTCTAATACAGACTTGACTATTGTTGATGGAGTGGTGGGCAAGCTGACAGATATACCTGATATTACACATGATTGCCATCTTGTTTTTGGGAAAGACTTTGATGATGCTTTTGATTCAGGTGTGTTTTCCTTGACAGAATTACCGTCAGATTCAAATTCAAGTCAAGGTCTAGAGCAAACCTTAGAGACCGAGACCAATGAATGCTCACCAAAAGAAAGTAGTCAGTCATCCATCACAACAGAACAAACTCTCTTGGTATCACAGACAGATTTAAACTCGAGTGCTCATAACAGTCAAGATCTCACACCAATTTTAGCTATTCAGAGTAGGCAGTCATGGAAGGAATCGTCCCAAAGCCTTCTAAATGATCAGGAAAACTACAGCCAAATAAAAGAAAGATCAGTCACCCATCAGGAGGCAGATAGACAAACAGAGGAGTGTGTAGTGGCCCACAAGGAGAGTTTTAATCGATCAGATCACCCATCCCACAAACATCCGAGCCCATCCTCTGAGAAATTAAAAGAGTCCAATAGTCTTGTGTGGTGGAGTATGTTATACATCCTCAGTCACATCACCAGACTTCTAATCTGCGCCCTCCTACTAGCTGGATGCTTCTTCATCGTTTTCCTTTCTGATTTCCCAGCATTCTTTGTGCTctacatgttttcattgtgctgGTGGTTTTATAAGTGGAAGAGACATCGAGCGAGGACAAACAAGGGAATGGTGGGATAG
- the ppp1r3aa gene encoding uncharacterized protein ppp1r3aa isoform X1 has translation MTGLLWSSYMCPINRSGSDSQCSAVTELHLSSHVLSLLSLLQYHCSQARGTLVCATLQARQTTGQADSCFSDLSYIMEALYIQPWEEDGVMVKEDERGKSREQEEGGMEASTPASSTTDEETDEDSDQEPPPVIRRKVSFADAFGLNLVSVKEFDNAEVTESEVSLPPERETTCPSEEFYMSCLFTVPLSLEELDQRVQAQMVELESIKLLPGTTTIRGIIRVVNLCYSKSVYVRMSLDRWKSYFELLAEYVPGSSDRKTDRFTFKYTLVPPFEREGTRVEICLRYESSVGTFWANNKEMNYVLFCHQKGHVNEPGPQVQEESASQRSKRSCLRASRRGSAEEKIREISNTSTAVTEADATDKADEADRNDVRAEIQSLLHRKERKSLVDRAKSRQRATCLARVQDYLFQRKQHVPQTHSHVSVNDQEHSLPLPTPWSDSASCLQQRQKKQSKENPQVLTYHEIPLLTLDWTLSKASVDKMQNTSSVNDMWDTILNGEDDPTDKEMSVCDVWQAFLNGPSHTDDSGVPESEWLQTATSVSPSNDKDPKPQNVASSQKHEFQVGKDTPTIFYAHTSASCQPLSDTCKTLLANAPSNAAEHQPAEACVSSPGDDNIVTQDSSRRSETNSVMDTPQEFCLKRAAPVSEGSVDSSAECHKHATWEQEREGIIEEAEGIGGDGPLSFVTSSGESETTDMTAMPASQNASVADRISQGARLDEGLSSSREGQVTGTRNNAKDDMLAFRATIRQGTKDEKRFVFSTPGQGVEEGIVNNCMENQASTGEEIFRPQKTEECEISQRYAEEKQCEEFRLNQNSENPLQENESDESETRPAQSHADKFNPNQACEDNYKQSQILGRKFELLESDSKDAASISKDLEVFKKTELEPPCCTTSKETKRPTGAEAGIIQVLNDEAWQDNDNASQLNSSWQRENILIFPEVHKKQSRPIQAMEEQHIQKWEEEDPKLTQIHQNDGLKSGTGEHVLASNQTEEGKRLSRDGIFEEQKEISPSTHTRLTVESRELKKVFHSDQDAFRPLPTDKCNSIPLTVVEMSWAPSQDIMKGQREGVGHEISPEKVTAKEYAAKKDTSTALQRQPETLERTEEDMSHRDKDEGVSTGELKIEALGELMGNVGIPQGERKNAPAQLKEQELSAEVESSPCVEYQKLKEGTKDPITAENTVALEEIESGLEGVFIERFGEDLVRRIWEEVFSLKVQASNTDLTIVDGVVGKLTDIPDITHDCHLVFGKDFDDAFDSGVFSLTELPSDSNSSQGLEQTLETETNECSPKESSQSSITTEQTLLVSQTDLNSSAHNSQDLTPILAIQSRQSWKESSQSLLNDQENYSQIKERSVTHQEADRQTEECVVAHKESFNRSDHPSHKHPSPSSEKLKESNSLVWWSMLYILSHITRLLICALLLAGCFFIVFLSDFPAFFVLYMFSLCWWFYKWKRHRARTNKGMVG, from the exons ATGACTGGCCTGCTCTGGTCCAGTTATATGTGTCCTATTAATAGGTCTGGCTCAGACTCACAATGTTCAGCTGTAACCGAACTCCATCTGTCAAGTCACgtcctctccctgctctccctTCTACAGTATCACTGCAGCCAGGCTAGGGGCACTCTGGTGTGTGCCACCCTTCAAGCCAGACAGACGacaggacaggcagacagctgCTTCTCAGACTTATCTTACATCATGGAGGCTCTGTACATTCAACCATGGGAAGAGGATGGAGTGATGGTAAAAGAGGATGAACGGGGGAAAAGTAGGGagcaggaagagggaggaaTGGAGGCCTCAACTCCCGCGAGTTCCACCACAGATGAGGAAACAGATGAGGACTCAGACCAGGAGCCTCCTCCAGTCATTCGGAGGAAGGTGTCATTCGCCGATGCATTTGGCCTCAACCTGGTGTCGGTTAAGGAGTTTGACAATGCTGAAGTAACAGAGTCAGAAGTCAGCCTGCCCCCTGAGAGGGAGACAACCTGTCCCTCGGAGGAATTCTACATGTCCTGTCTGTTCACAGTCCCCTTGTCCCTAGAGGAATTGGACCAGAGGGTACAGGCACAGATGGTTGAGCTGGAAAGCATCAAGCTCCTCCCAGGAACCACCACAATCCGTGGCATCATCAGGGTGGTCAACCTCTGCTACAGTAAGTCTGTTTATGTCCGGATGAGCTTGGATCGCTGGAAAAGCTACTTTGAACTGTTGGCGGAGTATGTGCCTGGATCCAGTGATAGGAAAACAGACAGGTTTACTTTTAAGTACACCCTGGTTCCTCCCTTTGAGAGAGAGGGGACCAGAGTGGAGATCTGTCTGCGCTATGAAAGTTCAGTGGGCACTTTTTGGGCTAATAACAAGGAAATGAACTATGTGCTGTTCTGCCACCAGAAAGGACATGTAAATGAGCCTGGGCCTCAAGTGCAAGAGGAGAGTGCCAGCcagaggagcaagaggagcTGCCTCAGAGCTAGCAG gAGAGGGAGTGCGGAGGAAAAGATCAGGGAGATCAGTAACACCTCAACAGCTGTTACAG aagcAGATGCCACAGATAAAGCAGACGAGGCTGACAGAAACGATGTTAGAGCAGAAATACAATCATTATTACACCGCAAAGAGCGCAAATCTTTG GTGGATAGAgcaaaaagcagacagagagcaacATGTTTGGCACGTGTGCAGGACTACCTCTTCCAAAGGAAGCAGCATGTACCACAGACTCATTCACATGTCTCAGTCAACGACCAGGAACATTCTCTGCCTTTACCAACTCCATGGAGCGACTCTGCCAGTTGTCTCCAGCAACGCCAAAAGAAACAGTCCAAAGAGAATCCACAAGTGCTCACCTACCATGAGATTCCTCTGCTTACACTGGACTGGACCTTGTCAAAAGCATCAgtggacaaaatgcaaaacacatcTTCTGTTAATGATATGTGGGATACGATTCTGAATGGTGAAGATGATCCCACTGACAAGGAAATGTCTGTGTGCGATGTATGGCAGGCATTTCTTAATGGGCCGAGCCATACCGATGATTCTGGTGTTCCAGAATCAGAATGGCTGCAGACAGCCACATCAGTGTCTCCCTCAAATGATAAAGACCCCAAACCCCAAAATGTGGCAAGCAGTCAGAAGCATGAATTTCAGGTGGGCAAGGATACACCCACCATCTTTTATGCACACACTTCAGCTTCATGTCAGCCGCTGTCAGACACTTGCAAAACTTTGTTGGCTAATGCTCCCTCGAATGCTGCAGAGCACCAGCCAGCAGAAGCATGTGTCAGCAGCCCAGGAGATGACAACATAGTGACACAAGATTCTTCCAGAAGGTCAGAGACTAACTCCGTAATGGACACTCCACAGGAATTTTGCCTCAAGCGAGCAGCGCCTGTGTCCGAGGGCTCTGTCGACAGTTCAGCTGAGTGTCACAAGCACGCGACGTGGgagcaagaaagagagggaaTAATAGAAGAAGCAGAAGGAATAGGAGGAGATGGGCCCCTCAGCTTTGTAACAAGCTCAGGGGAATCAGAGACAACAGATATGACAGCAATGCCAGCTTCTCAGAATGCCAGCGTCGCTGATAGGATCTCACAGGGAGCAAGGCTGGATGAGGGTCTTTCTTCCAGCAGGGAAGGGCAGGTTACAGGCACCCGGAACAATGCAAAGGATGACATGCTGGCATTTAGGGCAACAATCAGACAGGGGACAAAGGATGAGAAGAGGTTTGTCTTCTCCACACCTGGACAAGGAGTGGAGGAAGGGATTGTGAATAACTGTATGGAAAATCAAGCATCCACAGGAGAGGAGATATTTAggccacagaaaacagaagagtgCGAAATCTCCCAGAGGTATGCAGAAGAAAAGCAATGTGAGGAATTCAGGCTgaatcaaaacagtgaaaatccATTACAGGAGAATGAGAGCGATGAAAGTGAAACAAGACCTGCACAGTCACATGCAGACAAATTCAATCCAAACCAAGCTTGTGAGGACAATTACAAGCAGAGCCAAATACTGGGAAGAAAATTTGAATTGCTGGAATCAGACAGTAAAGATGCTGCTTCCATTAGCAAAGACTTGGAAGTATTCAAAAAGACAGAGCTGGAACCTCCCTGTTGCAcaacaagcaaagaaacaaagagaccAACTGGTGCAGAAGCAGGAATTATCCAGGTGTTAAATGATGAAGCATGGCAAGATAATGACAATGCGTCACAGCTGAATTCATCATGGCAAAGGGAGAACATATTAATATTTCCAGAAGTACATAAAAAACAGTCAAGGCCAATCCAGGCAATGGAAGAGCAACACATTCAgaagtgggaggaggaggacccaaaactgacacaaattcaTCAGAATGATGGGCTAAAATCTGGAACAGGTGAACATGTATTAGCCTCAAAtcagacagaggaaggaaaaagatTGAGCCGTGATGGAATATTTGAGGAGCAAAAAGAAATAAGCCCATCTACGCACACAAGACTCACAGTGGAATCAAGAGAATTGAAAAAGGTCTTCCACAGTGACCAAGATGCATTCAGACCACTTCCAACCGATAAATGCAACTCAATCCCTCTGACGGTTGTGGAAATGAGTTGGGCTCCTTCACAGGACATTATGAAGGGTCAGAGAGAGGGTGTAGGCCATGAAATAAGCCCAGAAAAAGTTACAGCAAAGGAATACGCTGCTAAGAAAGACACTTCAACAGCACTTCAACGCCAACCTGAGACATTAGAAAGAACAGAGGAAGATATGAgtcacagagacaaagatgaGGGGGTGAGTACTGGAGAGCTGAAAATAGAAGCACTGGGGGAGTTGATGGGTAATGTGGGGATCCCTcagggggagaggaagaatgCTCCAGCTCAATTGAAAGAACAAGAGTTGTCAGCAGAAGTTGAGAGCTCTCCATGTGTTGAATATCAAAAATTGAAAGAGGGAACAAAAGACCCCATTACAGCTGAAAATACTGTAGCACTTGAAGAGATAGAGTCGGGGTTGGAGGGGGTGTTCATAGAGAGATTTGGAGAAGATTTGGTCAGGAGGATTTGGGAAGAGGTGTTCAGTCTGAAAGTACAGGCCTCTAATACAGACTTGACTATTGTTGATGGAGTGGTGGGCAAGCTGACAGATATACCTGATATTACACATGATTGCCATCTTGTTTTTGGGAAAGACTTTGATGATGCTTTTGATTCAGGTGTGTTTTCCTTGACAGAATTACCGTCAGATTCAAATTCAAGTCAAGGTCTAGAGCAAACCTTAGAGACCGAGACCAATGAATGCTCACCAAAAGAAAGTAGTCAGTCATCCATCACAACAGAACAAACTCTCTTGGTATCACAGACAGATTTAAACTCGAGTGCTCATAACAGTCAAGATCTCACACCAATTTTAGCTATTCAGAGTAGGCAGTCATGGAAGGAATCGTCCCAAAGCCTTCTAAATGATCAGGAAAACTACAGCCAAATAAAAGAAAGATCAGTCACCCATCAGGAGGCAGATAGACAAACAGAGGAGTGTGTAGTGGCCCACAAGGAGAGTTTTAATCGATCAGATCACCCATCCCACAAACATCCGAGCCCATCCTCTGAGAAATTAAAAGAGTCCAATAGTCTTGTGTGGTGGAGTATGTTATACATCCTCAGTCACATCACCAGACTTCTAATCTGCGCCCTCCTACTAGCTGGATGCTTCTTCATCGTTTTCCTTTCTGATTTCCCAGCATTCTTTGTGCTctacatgttttcattgtgctgGTGGTTTTATAAGTGGAAGAGACATCGAGCGAGGACAAACAAGGGAATGGTGGGATAG